A single region of the Streptomyces sp. NBC_01803 genome encodes:
- a CDS encoding VOC family protein → MIATLQCTVVDCPDPATLGHFYREILGGELDEGDPTWVTLTSPQGFRLAFQRAPDHKPPRWPDPEHPQQFHLDFDVPERADVERARERVIALGATFLHDSGGEASGFLVFSDPAGHPFCLCYGQM, encoded by the coding sequence ATGATCGCTACGCTCCAGTGCACGGTGGTGGACTGTCCGGATCCGGCCACACTCGGCCACTTCTACCGGGAGATCCTGGGAGGGGAGTTGGACGAGGGCGACCCGACGTGGGTGACCCTCACCTCGCCCCAGGGCTTCCGGCTCGCCTTCCAACGGGCCCCGGACCACAAGCCCCCGCGCTGGCCGGACCCGGAGCACCCGCAGCAGTTCCACCTCGACTTCGACGTGCCGGAGCGGGCCGACGTGGAACGGGCGCGGGAGCGGGTGATCGCGCTGGGCGCGACGTTCCTGCACGACAGCGGGGGCGAGGCCAGCGGCTTCCTGGTCTTCTCGGATCCGGCGGGGCATCCGTTCTGCCTGTGCTACGGGCAGATGTGA
- a CDS encoding sugar ABC transporter substrate-binding protein translates to MRQSPTSRRRFPHARTRRLIAGAAVLSLGALTACGDDGDSGDSASLEVWIMEGTNPDAGPYIEELEAAFTERTGARLDVQFIQWADAHDRFTTAIAGGELPDVAEIGTTWAPEFGAAGALTDLAANIEADGLGDDLVPGLYEAGTVDGAVYGMPWYAGVRSLMYRADVFAEHNLQPPTIWDELREVGLRLRELEPDMIPFPVIGGSEYGVDPFVWGAGGELAERTGDGEWRSTINSPEAVEGIEFYTSLATEDDLSVAAAETWLETDQLESFQNGDAAMVINGNWTVNTLLADDPAWADRVGIVPIPGRESGYSPSFVGGSLLGEFNSDEPELAWELITMMSTGEFGAAWADQSGYFPGQQSLLEQVLAEDDPLVAPFAEQMLEAGASLPVTELYGEVQGEQIVQRMLQSILSGDQSVREAADEAAAAMDETFGG, encoded by the coding sequence ATGCGGCAATCCCCCACCTCCAGGAGACGGTTCCCCCACGCGCGGACGCGGCGGCTGATCGCTGGCGCGGCCGTGCTCTCCCTCGGCGCGCTGACGGCTTGTGGCGACGACGGGGACAGCGGCGACAGCGCCAGCCTCGAAGTCTGGATCATGGAGGGCACCAACCCCGACGCCGGGCCGTACATCGAGGAGTTGGAGGCGGCGTTCACCGAGCGGACGGGTGCCCGTCTCGACGTGCAGTTCATCCAGTGGGCCGACGCCCACGACCGGTTCACCACCGCCATCGCCGGCGGCGAGCTGCCGGACGTCGCGGAGATCGGCACCACCTGGGCACCGGAGTTCGGCGCGGCGGGCGCGCTGACCGACCTCGCGGCGAACATCGAGGCCGACGGCCTCGGCGACGACCTGGTGCCGGGCCTGTACGAGGCGGGCACGGTCGACGGGGCGGTCTACGGCATGCCGTGGTACGCCGGGGTTCGTTCCCTGATGTACCGCGCGGATGTCTTCGCCGAGCACAACCTCCAACCGCCCACCATTTGGGACGAGTTACGCGAGGTGGGGCTGCGGCTGAGGGAGCTGGAGCCGGACATGATCCCGTTCCCGGTCATCGGCGGCAGTGAGTACGGCGTGGACCCGTTCGTCTGGGGCGCCGGCGGCGAGCTGGCCGAGCGGACCGGGGACGGCGAGTGGCGCTCGACGATCAATTCGCCGGAGGCCGTCGAGGGCATCGAGTTCTACACCTCGCTCGCCACCGAGGACGACCTGTCGGTCGCCGCGGCCGAAACATGGCTGGAAACTGACCAGTTGGAAAGCTTTCAGAACGGTGACGCCGCGATGGTCATCAACGGCAACTGGACGGTGAACACCCTGCTCGCCGACGACCCGGCCTGGGCCGACCGGGTGGGCATCGTGCCGATCCCCGGCCGGGAGAGCGGCTACAGCCCCTCGTTCGTCGGCGGCTCCCTGCTCGGCGAGTTCAACAGTGACGAGCCCGAACTCGCCTGGGAGCTCATCACGATGATGAGCACCGGCGAGTTCGGCGCCGCGTGGGCCGACCAGTCCGGGTACTTCCCCGGGCAGCAGTCGCTGCTGGAACAGGTCCTGGCGGAGGACGACCCGCTGGTCGCGCCCTTCGCGGAGCAGATGCTGGAGGCCGGCGCCAGCCTTCCGGTGACCGAGCTGTACGGCGAGGTGCAGGGGGAGCAGATCGTGCAGCGGATGCTCCAGTCCATCCTCTCCGGCGACCAGTCCGTGCGGGAGGCGGCCGACGAGGCCGCGGCGGCCATGGACGAGACCTTTGGCGGCTGA
- a CDS encoding carbohydrate ABC transporter permease — protein MAADTAVTKARAARRAAWAGALRPWLLLAPALAVLAVLLLWPLARVVMLSFQDYGLREMNTGETHYTGLDNYREILGDSFLWTKVLPNTVLFAGACVVLTLVVGTLVALLLQRLGRTWRIICSSVIMMAWAMPAVTGTYVWIWIFDPLDGVVSGGLDGAGLIEPRETNWFTDRWSFYAIATLNVVHHGFPFVAITVYAALLTIPRELPEAALMDGADAWQRFWRITAPMIRPVFLVVTILSTIWDFKVFAQVYLMPGGAGSNPDVLNLGVWSYVQSFSRNEYGMGSAIAVLLTLLLLAITVVYVKVLSREGEEL, from the coding sequence TTGGCGGCTGACACCGCGGTGACGAAGGCCCGTGCCGCCCGCCGCGCGGCATGGGCCGGGGCCCTGCGCCCCTGGCTCCTGCTGGCCCCCGCCCTGGCCGTGCTGGCGGTGCTGCTGCTCTGGCCGCTGGCGCGGGTGGTGATGCTGTCCTTCCAGGACTACGGGCTGCGGGAGATGAACACCGGCGAGACCCATTACACAGGTCTCGACAACTACCGGGAGATTCTGGGCGACTCCTTCCTGTGGACGAAGGTCCTGCCCAACACCGTCCTGTTCGCCGGCGCCTGCGTCGTTCTCACCCTCGTCGTGGGCACGTTGGTCGCCCTGCTGCTGCAACGCCTGGGCCGCACCTGGCGGATCATCTGCTCCAGCGTGATCATGATGGCCTGGGCCATGCCCGCCGTGACCGGCACCTACGTGTGGATCTGGATCTTCGACCCGCTCGACGGCGTGGTCTCCGGCGGCCTCGACGGCGCGGGCCTGATCGAGCCGCGCGAGACCAACTGGTTCACCGACCGCTGGTCGTTCTACGCCATCGCGACGCTGAACGTGGTCCACCACGGCTTCCCGTTCGTCGCCATCACCGTCTACGCGGCGCTGCTCACCATCCCCAGGGAGCTGCCGGAGGCCGCCCTGATGGACGGCGCCGACGCCTGGCAGCGGTTCTGGCGGATCACGGCGCCGATGATCAGGCCGGTCTTCCTGGTGGTCACGATCCTCTCGACCATCTGGGACTTCAAGGTCTTCGCGCAGGTCTACCTGATGCCCGGCGGCGCCGGCTCCAACCCGGACGTCCTCAACCTCGGCGTCTGGTCGTACGTCCAGTCCTTCAGCCGGAACGAGTACGGCATGGGCTCGGCCATCGCCGTCCTGCTCACCCTCCTGCTGCTCGCCATCACGGTCGTCTACGTCAAGGTGCTGTCGAGGGAGGGGGAGGAGCTGTGA
- a CDS encoding carbohydrate ABC transporter permease, whose protein sequence is MNRTSTAGRIGLGIAVAALLAFTLFPIYWMVTSAFDPEADHRGSEVLPSGFTLDHFRYVLDTGEFSRYLANSALVGVGTVLLSGLLALFAATAVARFRFRLRTQMLVMILVVQMVPLEALVIPLFLQMRNLELLNSLLGLTIVYLAFSLPFAIWTLRGFVAAVPREIEEAAYLDGCGWWRMFRVILLPLVAPGLVATSIFAFIVAWNEFVFAFVFMQDDSTYTAAVGLHRFFGEYSTDWGAVMAGSTLITLPVLVFFILVQRRLAGGLAAGAIR, encoded by the coding sequence GTGAACCGCACTTCCACGGCGGGGCGGATCGGGCTGGGGATCGCCGTGGCGGCCCTGCTGGCGTTCACGCTCTTCCCCATCTACTGGATGGTGACCTCCGCCTTCGATCCGGAGGCCGATCACCGGGGTTCGGAGGTGCTGCCCTCCGGGTTCACGCTCGACCACTTCCGGTACGTCCTGGACACCGGGGAGTTCAGCCGCTATCTCGCCAACTCGGCGCTGGTCGGCGTCGGTACGGTCCTGCTGTCGGGGCTGCTGGCGCTGTTCGCGGCGACGGCCGTGGCCCGTTTCCGGTTCCGGCTGCGCACGCAGATGCTGGTGATGATCCTGGTCGTGCAGATGGTGCCGCTGGAGGCGCTGGTCATCCCGCTCTTCCTCCAGATGCGGAACCTGGAGCTGCTCAACAGCCTGCTCGGCCTGACCATCGTCTACCTGGCCTTCTCGCTCCCCTTCGCGATCTGGACGCTGCGTGGCTTCGTCGCGGCCGTGCCCAGGGAGATCGAGGAGGCCGCCTATCTCGACGGCTGCGGCTGGTGGCGGATGTTCCGCGTGATCCTGCTGCCGCTGGTGGCTCCCGGCCTGGTCGCCACCAGCATCTTCGCGTTCATCGTGGCCTGGAACGAGTTCGTCTTCGCCTTCGTCTTCATGCAGGACGACAGCACGTACACGGCGGCGGTGGGCCTGCACCGCTTCTTCGGCGAGTACAGCACGGACTGGGGCGCGGTGATGGCCGGCTCGACGCTGATCACGCTGCCGGTCCTGGTCTTCTTCATCCTGGTCCAGCGCCGCCTGGCGGGCGGCCTGGCGGCGGGCGCGATCCGCTGA
- a CDS encoding winged helix-turn-helix transcriptional regulator, with protein sequence MPFGGMGRGGATGLVARTVYSGVPPRAEYGISDLGPGLSPVFASLVARSRPPSTR encoded by the coding sequence GTGCCGTTCGGCGGCATGGGAAGAGGCGGCGCGACGGGACTCGTCGCGCGCACCGTCTACTCCGGCGTCCCGCCGCGCGCGGAGTACGGGATCAGCGACCTGGGCCCCGGCCTGTCCCCGGTCTTCGCCTCGCTCGTGGCGCGGTCCCGGCCCCCCTCCACCAGGTGA
- a CDS encoding chorismate mutase, giving the protein MTRIDDLDDGVRAELAQLRESIDNIDAAVVHMLAERFKCTQRVGRLKAEHDLPAADPAREARQITRLRQLAESARLDPAFAEKLLNFIIAEVIRHHETLAGRTGAKG; this is encoded by the coding sequence ATGACCCGCATCGACGACCTTGACGACGGCGTGCGCGCGGAGCTGGCGCAGCTCAGGGAGAGCATCGACAACATCGACGCCGCCGTTGTCCACATGCTCGCCGAACGCTTCAAGTGCACCCAGCGCGTGGGCCGTCTGAAGGCGGAGCACGACCTCCCGGCCGCCGACCCCGCCCGCGAGGCCCGGCAGATCACACGGCTGCGGCAGCTCGCGGAGAGCGCGAGGCTCGACCCCGCCTTCGCGGAGAAGCTGCTCAATTTCATCATCGCCGAGGTGATCCGCCACCACGAGACGCTGGCGGGCCGCACGGGCGCGAAGGGCTGA